Proteins encoded together in one Nostoc sp. PCC 7524 window:
- a CDS encoding winged helix-turn-helix domain-containing protein: MYTSESIKYSPRADIGQTSRVLVVEDEELIQEMLAVALEEEGYGVLTVPDGRSAVEYIKGFEPNGGEFPFDLIILDIMLPQINGLDICRLLRHQGNPVPILMLSAKGSETDRVLGLEVGADDYLTKPFSMRELVARCRALLRRQRLSTLPQLPVLKYKEVTLNPQECRVLVRGQEVNLSPKEFRLLELFMSYARRVWSREQLLDQVWGPDFVGDSKTVDVHIRWLREKLEQDPSHPEYIVTVRGFGYRFG; this comes from the coding sequence ATGTATACCAGTGAATCAATCAAATATTCTCCTAGAGCAGACATTGGACAAACGAGCCGTGTTCTGGTTGTAGAAGATGAAGAGCTAATCCAAGAGATGCTAGCCGTAGCATTAGAGGAAGAAGGTTATGGAGTGCTGACAGTTCCTGACGGGCGTTCGGCGGTGGAATATATCAAAGGCTTTGAACCCAATGGGGGAGAATTTCCCTTTGACTTAATTATTCTAGATATCATGTTGCCTCAGATTAATGGGTTAGATATTTGCCGCTTGTTACGTCATCAAGGCAACCCAGTACCGATTTTGATGTTAAGTGCTAAAGGTAGCGAAACCGATCGCGTGTTAGGTTTAGAAGTCGGTGCAGATGACTACCTGACTAAACCCTTTAGTATGCGGGAATTAGTGGCACGTTGTCGCGCTTTACTCCGTCGTCAGCGTTTAAGCACCCTACCACAGCTACCCGTACTTAAATACAAGGAAGTAACCTTGAACCCTCAAGAGTGTCGGGTGTTAGTGCGCGGACAAGAAGTGAATCTTTCCCCCAAAGAATTCCGCTTATTAGAATTATTTATGAGTTATGCGCGACGGGTTTGGTCGCGGGAGCAATTACTAGATCAGGTTTGGGGCCCTGATTTTGTCGGTGATAGCAAAACTGTAGATGTTCATATCCGGTGGTTGCGCGAAAAGCTAGAGCAAGATCCCAGCCACCCAGAATATATTGTGACTGTCAGAGGATTTGGCTATCGGTTCGGATAA
- a CDS encoding DUF3318 domain-containing protein, whose amino-acid sequence MEPKIEIRRLLDVMPASGRMTTKIVSKPEQSQVMDAAFPLPWNQERPIYINFDLWGRLPKPQRDLLLLRKVSWLTGVRWFKPDIYQGVALAGLLGGLVEFTQSDFVGVAVAGGLSAIALTRIWRSNKSQESEINADLAAIRVAQRRGYSETEAAQHLLSAIETVSKIEGNSGLSFIDLIRCQNLRAIAGLSPIGVPDDYDK is encoded by the coding sequence ATGGAACCAAAGATTGAAATTCGCCGATTGTTAGATGTGATGCCTGCTTCTGGGCGCATGACTACTAAAATTGTTAGTAAACCAGAACAGTCTCAGGTGATGGATGCTGCTTTTCCCTTACCTTGGAATCAGGAACGACCAATATATATTAATTTTGATTTGTGGGGTCGTCTGCCGAAACCACAACGAGATTTACTGTTATTACGGAAAGTTTCCTGGTTGACAGGTGTGAGATGGTTTAAACCTGATATTTATCAAGGTGTCGCCTTGGCTGGGTTATTGGGTGGATTAGTCGAATTCACCCAGTCAGATTTTGTGGGTGTGGCGGTAGCTGGGGGGTTAAGTGCGATCGCTCTCACACGGATTTGGCGCAGCAATAAATCTCAGGAATCAGAGATAAATGCTGATTTAGCCGCAATTCGGGTAGCACAAAGACGGGGTTACTCAGAAACGGAAGCTGCTCAACATTTGTTGTCTGCGATTGAGACAGTCAGCAAAATTGAAGGTAATTCTGGGTTAAGTTTTATCGATTTAATTCGTTGCCAAAATTTGAGAGCGATCGCTGGATTATCGCCCATTGGTGTACCAGATGATTACGATAAATAA
- a CDS encoding Crp/Fnr family transcriptional regulator — protein sequence MSSIIFTPDSATALDKPNFSGHLSQRLFTRREVLPTRNDVLWLIERGAVRTITWGEDGTFITLGYWGAGDVIGYALSKVKPYQIECLTSVEASTLPPHLWHQYTDALIAHIQTSEELLSIVNRKPISLRLWQFLLWLSERFGRNVEQGTLIELYITHQEIAEVLNTTRVTITKLLQEFETEGMLLRHQRRIILRLPNN from the coding sequence ATGTCATCGATAATTTTTACACCAGATTCTGCCACCGCATTAGACAAACCTAACTTTAGTGGGCATTTATCACAAAGACTATTTACCCGTCGAGAAGTCCTACCAACCCGTAATGATGTACTGTGGCTGATTGAACGTGGGGCAGTTCGCACTATAACTTGGGGTGAAGATGGCACATTTATCACTTTGGGATATTGGGGGGCTGGTGATGTCATTGGGTATGCTTTATCTAAAGTCAAACCATACCAAATTGAGTGTCTGACCAGTGTAGAAGCGTCCACCTTGCCGCCACATCTTTGGCATCAATATACAGATGCTTTAATAGCTCACATTCAAACCTCAGAAGAGCTTTTAAGCATAGTAAACCGTAAACCCATTTCATTACGGTTGTGGCAATTTTTGTTGTGGTTAAGTGAAAGATTTGGACGGAATGTCGAACAAGGTACTCTGATTGAATTATATATCACTCATCAGGAAATTGCAGAGGTCTTGAATACGACAAGAGTAACAATAACAAAGCTGCTACAGGAGTTTGAAACGGAAGGAATGCTGTTACGCCATCAGCGTCGAATTATTTTGCGTTTACCAAATAATTAA
- a CDS encoding sensor histidine kinase has protein sequence MLLLGFFLGLAVGIGFWIWQQVQLNRYLWQLLQPLNSRSSKLALSWLPRLRQEITTLKQQRQDLQQSLQTHQDLLDVAPVGYLQVDEENQLLWCNQQAQKMLYLQRWQPGQVRLLLELVRSYELDQLIEQTRDRQKAQTKEWVFHPSCDNAAEMPTIKSLTLRGSSLPLPHGQVGVFLENRQPLLDMNHVRERSFSDLAHELRTPLTSIRLVVETLQNRLEPPLNRWVDRLMQEVDRLINLVQSWLELTQIEINPAMQLQAEDVEVRSLIASVWETLEPLAQRQHLSLAYSGPEEIWMKADPARIYQVFLNLLDNSIKYSSPDTSIQIQAKILSSQDIPSLEINLIDSGVGFASEDLPHIFERFYRGDKARTHTPMPESNSMGAMVGNGLGLAIVRQIVLAHGGSIKAMNHPETGGAWMQLLFPEVMANS, from the coding sequence ATGCTTTTATTGGGATTTTTTCTGGGTTTAGCGGTAGGCATTGGGTTTTGGATTTGGCAACAGGTTCAACTAAATCGCTACCTGTGGCAATTACTCCAGCCGTTAAATTCCCGTTCTTCTAAATTGGCGCTGTCTTGGCTTCCTCGTCTACGGCAAGAAATCACTACCCTTAAGCAGCAACGCCAAGACTTGCAGCAGTCGCTACAAACTCACCAAGATCTCCTGGATGTGGCACCAGTGGGATATTTGCAAGTCGATGAAGAAAATCAACTGCTCTGGTGCAATCAGCAAGCCCAGAAAATGTTGTATTTACAACGATGGCAACCAGGGCAGGTACGTCTGTTGCTAGAATTGGTGCGGTCATATGAACTTGATCAGCTGATTGAACAAACACGCGATCGCCAAAAAGCCCAAACCAAAGAGTGGGTTTTTCACCCTTCTTGTGATAATGCGGCGGAAATGCCCACCATCAAATCTCTAACTTTGCGAGGCTCTAGTTTACCTTTACCTCACGGACAGGTGGGAGTATTTTTAGAAAACCGTCAACCCTTGCTAGATATGAATCATGTCAGGGAGCGATCGTTTTCGGATTTAGCCCATGAATTAAGAACACCCCTGACTTCGATTCGCTTAGTTGTAGAAACCCTACAAAATCGCCTAGAACCGCCTTTAAATCGCTGGGTTGACCGTTTGATGCAGGAGGTAGATAGACTCATTAACTTGGTGCAAAGCTGGCTAGAACTCACCCAAATTGAAATCAACCCCGCCATGCAACTGCAAGCGGAGGATGTGGAAGTGCGATCGCTCATAGCCTCTGTTTGGGAAACCCTAGAACCATTAGCACAGCGCCAACACCTGTCTCTAGCTTATTCCGGCCCTGAAGAGATTTGGATGAAAGCTGATCCAGCCCGTATTTATCAAGTCTTCCTGAACTTGCTTGATAACAGCATCAAGTACAGTTCTCCTGATACCAGCATCCAAATTCAGGCAAAAATTTTATCGTCACAAGATATTCCCAGTTTAGAAATTAATCTCATTGATTCTGGTGTAGGCTTTGCTTCAGAAGATTTACCCCACATTTTTGAGCGATTTTACCGGGGAGATAAAGCGCGGACTCATACCCCAATGCCAGAAAGTAATTCTATGGGCGCAATGGTTGGGAATGGTTTAGGATTAGCGATCGTGCGGCAAATTGTTCTAGCTCACGGTGGTTCAATCAAAGCCATGAATCATCCCGAAACTGGTGGCGCATGGATGCAACTTCTCTTCCCTGAAGTGATGGCAAACTCATAG
- a CDS encoding iron uptake porin: MTKLFWNALKVSPAIVAATFVAANGAYAAEANENVTSVAQLTQASQEMGQVTSVSQFSDVQPTDWAFQALQSLVERYGCIAGYPNLTYRGNRALTRYEFAAGLNACLDRVNELIATATADLVTKEDLATLQRLQEEFSAELATLRGRVDALEARTAELEANQFSTTTKLSGEAIFGLSQVFGDTRADGDNDSTNNGDLESNTTFSNRVRLTLNTSFTGTDRLQTRLNAGNFIPNNGTTGTRMTRLGFDEETDNQVVIDKVNYAFNLGPARVKIDAVGAELNDNVNVFHPDFSSSGSGALSRYGRFSPIYRFGADGAGLTVEFNPGGPLTLSAAYLAPNANDPSARNGLFDGSNAIFGQVAFKPNDALNIGFTYVRAYQNSAGNGVNLTGSTGSSIAPNSARRPFGNDATSSNNYGIQATFQPSSKLTFGGWVGYTDAKAEAGADRDADIWYWAASLAVKDFGREGNTFGLIFGQPPKLTGGSGITRDPNTSYHLEGLYKISLTENIQVTPGLLVIFNPEHRDSNDTIYVGTLRTTFRF, from the coding sequence ATGACAAAATTATTTTGGAACGCTTTAAAGGTAAGTCCAGCGATCGTTGCTGCCACCTTTGTTGCAGCTAATGGTGCATACGCTGCGGAAGCTAATGAAAATGTGACAAGTGTTGCCCAATTGACCCAAGCTTCTCAAGAAATGGGTCAGGTAACATCCGTATCTCAATTCTCTGACGTACAACCTACAGACTGGGCTTTCCAAGCATTGCAATCCTTGGTTGAGCGTTACGGTTGTATCGCAGGTTATCCCAACCTCACATACCGTGGTAATCGTGCTTTGACCCGGTATGAGTTTGCGGCTGGTTTAAATGCTTGTTTAGACAGAGTAAATGAGTTAATTGCTACAGCTACAGCTGACTTGGTAACTAAGGAAGATTTAGCTACCTTACAACGTTTGCAAGAAGAATTTTCTGCGGAATTAGCTACCCTGCGCGGTCGCGTCGATGCTTTAGAAGCGCGTACTGCTGAATTGGAAGCTAATCAGTTCTCTACTACCACCAAACTCTCAGGGGAAGCAATCTTTGGCTTGTCTCAAGTATTTGGTGATACAAGAGCTGATGGTGACAACGACTCAACTAATAATGGTGATCTAGAGAGCAACACCACCTTCTCTAACCGTGTACGGTTAACACTGAACACCAGCTTCACCGGTACAGACAGACTACAAACTCGTTTGAACGCTGGTAACTTCATCCCCAATAATGGCACAACGGGTACTAGAATGACCCGTTTGGGCTTTGATGAAGAAACTGATAATCAAGTTGTAATCGATAAAGTTAACTACGCTTTCAATTTAGGTCCAGCACGGGTCAAGATTGATGCTGTTGGTGCTGAGTTGAACGATAACGTCAACGTCTTCCATCCTGACTTCAGCAGCAGTGGTTCAGGCGCGCTCTCTCGCTATGGACGTTTCAGCCCAATTTATCGTTTTGGTGCTGATGGTGCAGGTTTGACAGTTGAATTCAATCCTGGTGGTCCTTTGACATTGAGCGCAGCTTATTTAGCACCTAACGCCAATGACCCATCTGCTCGTAATGGTTTGTTCGATGGTAGTAATGCTATCTTCGGTCAAGTCGCTTTCAAACCAAATGACGCATTGAATATAGGTTTTACCTATGTTCGTGCTTATCAGAATAGTGCAGGTAATGGTGTAAACCTGACCGGCAGTACAGGAAGCAGTATAGCACCTAACTCTGCTCGCAGACCTTTTGGTAATGATGCTACTTCATCTAACAACTACGGTATCCAAGCGACCTTCCAACCTAGCTCTAAATTGACTTTTGGTGGTTGGGTAGGTTACACCGATGCGAAAGCAGAAGCTGGTGCTGACAGAGATGCTGATATTTGGTACTGGGCTGCTAGCTTGGCTGTGAAAGACTTTGGTAGAGAAGGTAACACCTTTGGTTTAATTTTTGGTCAACCACCTAAATTAACTGGTGGTAGCGGAATTACCAGAGATCCTAACACTTCCTATCACTTAGAAGGACTGTACAAAATCAGCCTGACCGAGAACATTCAGGTCACACCTGGATTGTTGGTGATTTTCAACCCTGAACACAGAGACAGCAACGATACCATTTATGTTGGTACTCTCCGCACAACCTTCAGATTCTAA
- a CDS encoding N,N-dimethylformamidase beta subunit family domain-containing protein yields MLLRQRLNLITRVVLPVLLIFTTVIVFYQPDAIADHLVEFADQKNNPIIIENQKIGTTAWQLTNPATRREIEGYASLTSVNRGDTIKLFVNTKEPNYTIEIFRMGWYGGAGGRQMAAAIQRVGVKQPPPIIDKSTGLIECNWKNPYTLEIPYNSQDPTQWASGFYLAKLTASKSGKQSYIIFVVRDDSRPSDLVFQSSITTYQAYNNWGEMSLYRWNSRGKQAYKVSFNRPYAASPNPAAAYGVGAGEFLTNVQPPNKTSNAGWEYNMVRWLERSGYDVTYITNIDTHENRLDLNTTKPMLWLHKVFLSVGHDEYWTAKMRQNVETARDNGLNLGFFSANTCYWQIRFEPSRITKDMNRTIVAYKESAALDPFARDNDPTNDFLVTTQWRSKPVNRPEEALIGVMYETFQVNDDIVVNNTAPDWLLAGTQLQPDNTASVKNARQIPPQEMRLKGLLGYEVDRMFRHAPANTIRLAHSPYRYKGRTRYSDMTMYTADSGAIVFATGSIQWSWGLDDYNAPKLRPSVLSPDAQTMTHNILAKMINQ; encoded by the coding sequence ATGTTATTGAGACAACGATTAAACCTGATTACCAGGGTTGTATTACCAGTATTATTAATTTTCACTACTGTTATCGTTTTTTACCAACCAGATGCGATCGCGGATCATCTTGTAGAGTTTGCTGATCAAAAAAATAATCCCATCATCATTGAAAATCAAAAAATTGGCACTACAGCTTGGCAGTTGACTAATCCCGCCACTAGGCGAGAGATAGAAGGCTATGCTTCACTCACAAGCGTGAATCGTGGCGACACAATTAAGTTATTTGTCAATACTAAAGAGCCAAACTATACCATAGAAATCTTTCGGATGGGTTGGTATGGTGGTGCTGGTGGTAGGCAAATGGCTGCTGCTATTCAAAGAGTAGGAGTTAAGCAACCACCGCCAATTATAGATAAAAGCACTGGTCTGATTGAATGTAATTGGAAAAATCCATACACTCTCGAAATCCCGTATAACTCTCAAGATCCCACACAATGGGCTAGTGGTTTTTATTTAGCAAAACTGACTGCTAGTAAAAGTGGTAAGCAAAGCTACATTATCTTTGTGGTGCGTGATGACAGTCGCCCTTCTGATCTCGTATTTCAATCAAGCATCACAACTTATCAAGCCTACAACAACTGGGGTGAAATGTCCCTATACCGTTGGAATAGTCGCGGTAAACAAGCATACAAAGTTTCTTTCAACCGTCCCTATGCTGCTAGTCCCAATCCAGCCGCCGCCTATGGAGTTGGTGCAGGAGAATTTTTAACCAATGTTCAACCACCAAATAAAACTTCTAACGCCGGCTGGGAATATAACATGGTTAGGTGGCTAGAACGTTCTGGCTATGATGTTACATATATCACAAATATTGATACCCATGAAAATCGTTTAGACCTCAATACCACCAAACCCATGCTGTGGTTGCACAAGGTTTTTCTGTCAGTAGGGCATGACGAATATTGGACAGCAAAAATGCGCCAAAATGTAGAAACAGCTAGGGATAACGGTTTAAATCTGGGATTTTTCTCTGCTAACACCTGCTACTGGCAGATTCGTTTTGAGCCAAGTCGAATTACTAAGGACATGAACCGTACTATCGTTGCTTACAAAGAAAGTGCGGCTTTAGATCCATTTGCGAGAGACAATGATCCGACAAACGATTTCTTAGTCACAACTCAGTGGCGTAGTAAACCTGTAAATCGCCCAGAGGAAGCATTGATAGGGGTGATGTATGAAACATTTCAAGTAAATGACGACATTGTTGTGAATAACACAGCACCGGATTGGTTGTTAGCTGGTACGCAATTACAGCCCGATAATACAGCATCTGTGAAGAATGCTCGCCAAATCCCCCCCCAAGAGATGCGTTTAAAAGGACTATTAGGCTACGAAGTAGATCGAATGTTTCGCCACGCCCCAGCTAATACAATACGTCTAGCTCATTCTCCTTATCGATATAAGGGCAGAACTAGATATTCCGATATGACTATGTACACGGCAGATTCTGGAGCAATAGTCTTTGCCACTGGTTCAATACAGTGGAGTTGGGGATTAGATGATTACAATGCGCCCAAGTTACGCCCCTCGGTATTAAGTCCTGATGCACAGACGATGACACATAATATTCTGGCCAAGATGATTAACCAATAA
- a CDS encoding glycosyltransferase family 39 protein has protein sequence MRLYNWHSTIPARWFHPLLLLMWVIIGLGLRLTNLTAKPPWTDEFSTLVFSLGNSFLGVPLNQAIAPEILLQPLQPQPAANLHDVWTHLSHETNHPPMYFALAHLWMQLFPTQQGLVSLWGARSLAAILGAVSIPAIYIFSWIAFRSRLVAHLAAAIMAVSPYAIFLAQEARHYTLAIVWVIASLACFVIATRHIQNQTQIPITIALGWLIINALGIATHYFFVLTLCTEGLVLIVLAGRQIPINPKVFLSPPWRRIYGVALGTFITGIVWLPVFLQNSYGEQLTEWIQQPRQGFAWLSPLFQAFGAWVTMLYLLPVESPDLVVVIASGLVMLIFIIWAAPILVQGLKANLQQPETRLTTQVLTGVVVGAIALFFMFTYFLGIDLTRGARYNFVYFPCVIVLLGASLAVAWHSYQGKKAVMVIWLMGFVSALTVICNLGYQKYYRPDLFIKLIQQTSQVPVLIATTQITHVQMGEMMGIARELRIQNIKSPGSLFLLAHQDQDSHTATTTLENTVKALPLPFDLWLVNFHAPVDKAVKKCAADTQTLPSVDGYEYKLYHCLKVESRG, from the coding sequence ATGCGTTTGTATAATTGGCACTCTACCATTCCGGCTCGTTGGTTTCATCCTTTACTGTTGCTGATGTGGGTAATCATCGGACTCGGCTTACGTTTAACCAACTTAACCGCCAAGCCTCCTTGGACTGATGAATTTTCCACCTTGGTGTTTAGTCTGGGCAACAGTTTTTTAGGAGTACCTTTAAATCAAGCGATCGCACCTGAGATTTTGTTGCAACCACTGCAACCACAACCAGCTGCAAATCTTCATGATGTCTGGACACACCTGAGTCATGAAACCAACCATCCCCCAATGTACTTTGCTTTAGCCCACTTATGGATGCAGTTATTTCCCACGCAACAGGGTTTAGTTTCATTGTGGGGGGCGCGATCGCTAGCGGCGATTTTAGGGGCGGTATCTATCCCCGCTATCTATATCTTTAGCTGGATTGCCTTTCGCTCCCGCTTAGTAGCTCATTTAGCAGCAGCCATAATGGCTGTGTCACCATACGCCATCTTTTTGGCACAAGAAGCCCGGCACTACACTTTGGCAATTGTGTGGGTGATTGCTTCCCTCGCCTGCTTTGTTATAGCTACTCGCCACATTCAAAACCAGACACAAATACCTATTACCATCGCACTAGGTTGGCTAATAATTAATGCCTTGGGAATAGCTACTCATTATTTCTTTGTTCTGACTTTGTGTACAGAAGGCTTGGTGTTGATAGTTCTGGCTGGGCGGCAAATCCCAATTAACCCCAAAGTTTTCTTATCTCCCCCTTGGCGACGGATCTATGGTGTTGCACTAGGTACTTTTATCACTGGTATAGTTTGGCTACCAGTTTTTTTACAGAATAGCTACGGTGAGCAATTAACAGAATGGATACAGCAGCCCCGTCAAGGATTTGCTTGGTTAAGTCCGTTGTTTCAGGCTTTTGGGGCTTGGGTAACTATGCTTTACTTACTACCCGTAGAATCACCAGATTTGGTAGTTGTGATTGCTTCTGGTTTGGTGATGCTGATCTTTATCATTTGGGCAGCACCAATTTTAGTCCAGGGGTTGAAAGCAAACTTACAGCAACCAGAAACCCGTTTGACAACACAGGTATTAACGGGGGTTGTTGTAGGAGCGATCGCTTTATTTTTTATGTTTACCTATTTTCTAGGTATAGACTTAACCAGAGGTGCGCGTTATAACTTTGTTTACTTCCCATGTGTGATTGTTTTACTAGGAGCTAGTCTAGCCGTGGCTTGGCACAGTTATCAAGGTAAAAAAGCCGTCATGGTGATTTGGTTGATGGGATTTGTTAGCGCCCTAACAGTGATTTGCAATCTTGGTTATCAGAAATACTACCGCCCTGATCTATTCATCAAATTAATTCAACAAACATCCCAAGTTCCCGTTCTCATTGCCACTACACAAATCACCCATGTGCAGATGGGTGAAATGATGGGAATAGCTAGGGAATTGAGAATACAAAATATTAAGTCTCCCGGTTCTCTATTTCTTCTGGCACATCAAGACCAAGATTCTCATACTGCAACTACTACCCTAGAAAATACTGTCAAAGCATTACCACTACCCTTTGATTTGTGGCTGGTAAATTTTCATGCACCTGTAGACAAAGCAGTCAAAAAATGTGCAGCCGATACTCAAACTTTGCCATCCGTAGATGGCTATGAGTACAAACTTTATCATTGTTTAAAAGTAGAGTCTAGGGGCTAG
- the phoU gene encoding phosphate signaling complex protein PhoU, giving the protein MKAVLYSPNPDSPQLARAIRRLERDVLRMGALVEQSFRLSHQALFARDLTAAEELPRLDKKIDRFYRQIESDCTAIMTLQAPTAQDLRCLSAFMQLVRDLERIGDYAKDLADIAVKIFPYPPHTSLPEIAVMSHHAQAMLATSLIALADLDEVGGRSIKHLDDAVDNAYDRLYQTLAQQRDVPGVVEPIILLALAIRCLERMADHATNIGQRVAYIVTGQRS; this is encoded by the coding sequence GTGAAAGCCGTTCTTTATAGTCCCAACCCAGACAGTCCCCAGTTAGCACGCGCCATTAGGCGTTTAGAACGGGATGTATTACGCATGGGAGCTTTGGTAGAACAATCATTTCGCCTCAGCCACCAAGCGTTATTTGCCCGTGATTTAACAGCAGCTGAGGAACTGCCACGATTAGATAAAAAAATTGATCGTTTTTATAGACAAATAGAATCAGACTGTACGGCCATCATGACACTACAAGCACCAACAGCTCAAGATTTACGCTGTTTAAGTGCTTTTATGCAGCTTGTGAGAGATTTAGAGCGGATTGGAGATTATGCCAAGGATTTAGCTGACATTGCGGTGAAAATCTTTCCCTATCCTCCTCACACGTCTTTACCAGAAATTGCAGTCATGTCTCATCATGCCCAAGCCATGTTAGCAACTAGCTTAATAGCTTTGGCAGATTTAGATGAAGTCGGTGGGCGAAGTATCAAGCACTTGGATGATGCCGTAGACAATGCTTATGATCGTCTTTATCAAACTTTAGCTCAACAACGCGATGTCCCAGGTGTTGTGGAACCAATTATATTGCTAGCATTAGCAATTCGTTGTTTGGAACGTATGGCAGATCATGCAACTAATATTGGTCAACGAGTGGCGTATATTGTTACAGGTCAACGCTCTTAA
- a CDS encoding ArnT family glycosyltransferase: MGQSILDGNLPYLELWDLKPPLAFFSYAFAMFAFGKSIISVRLFGTLCVIAAAILTYYICRSLWSLKISLSAAMLFIMLSGPLTDGKSVMTEHIALVPLLGALALLVRSNKLGNIKFFLVGLLMAFACMIRLNLAYVTLILGLYILAKSINFNEKKYFEIIAYIIGFLIPPIVLYLPYVITNNTQIFKVSIIDASLAYSTSQASLWQLIFQQIYNVWGIVFLIGIIQIIRLIKQEKNLSLKQNQLIYCTIFFFGTELSILKSGAAHNHYMIQLAPFFAVIFSSWFIGLLKFNLKAGYFILILTLTLVALPTLNEYKVVGTRFFSQQPLSYGREYELAQYLSQQGGRNTTIYMMEHHLVYWLLDIKPPTKIVTHPSNISREYLLRAVKGQTATTNQELLQILNQKPEFIVKKEGVWYLQDHPDAVALLEKTLQTQYVLLNNIEGTQIYRKI; this comes from the coding sequence ATGGGTCAATCTATTTTAGACGGCAACCTACCCTATTTAGAACTCTGGGATCTCAAACCTCCACTGGCATTCTTTAGCTATGCTTTTGCGATGTTTGCTTTTGGTAAATCTATTATATCTGTTCGCTTATTTGGAACTCTATGCGTCATCGCTGCCGCAATCCTAACCTATTATATTTGTCGCTCTCTCTGGAGTTTAAAAATCAGTCTATCGGCTGCTATGCTCTTTATCATGCTAAGTGGTCCTCTGACAGATGGTAAATCTGTCATGACTGAGCATATAGCTCTTGTGCCTTTACTCGGTGCTTTAGCCTTACTGGTGAGAAGTAATAAGTTAGGGAATATTAAATTTTTTCTGGTTGGGTTGTTGATGGCATTTGCCTGTATGATTCGCCTAAATTTAGCCTATGTAACATTAATTTTAGGCTTATACATTTTAGCCAAAAGTATAAATTTCAATGAGAAAAAATATTTTGAAATTATTGCTTATATCATTGGCTTTTTAATTCCACCTATAGTGTTATACTTGCCCTATGTAATAACCAATAATACTCAAATATTTAAGGTATCAATAATTGATGCCTCTTTAGCTTATTCTACTTCTCAAGCATCATTATGGCAACTTATTTTTCAGCAAATTTATAATGTATGGGGTATTGTATTTTTAATTGGAATAATACAAATAATTAGGCTGATTAAACAAGAGAAAAACTTGTCATTAAAACAAAATCAATTAATATACTGCACTATATTCTTTTTTGGTACCGAATTGTCGATTTTAAAGAGTGGGGCAGCGCATAATCATTATATGATTCAACTTGCTCCTTTTTTCGCTGTCATATTTTCATCTTGGTTTATTGGTCTTTTAAAATTCAACCTCAAAGCAGGATATTTTATTCTGATATTGACTTTGACTCTAGTGGCACTACCAACATTAAATGAATACAAAGTAGTTGGAACTCGCTTTTTCTCGCAACAACCACTCTCCTATGGCAGAGAATATGAGTTAGCCCAATACTTATCTCAACAAGGGGGGCGCAATACTACAATCTATATGATGGAGCATCATCTTGTTTATTGGCTGCTTGACATTAAACCACCAACGAAGATAGTCACACATCCGTCGAATATTAGTAGAGAATATTTATTGCGTGCTGTGAAAGGTCAAACTGCTACTACCAACCAAGAGTTACTCCAAATTCTTAATCAAAAACCCGAATTTATTGTCAAGAAAGAAGGTGTCTGGTATTTACAGGATCATCCAGATGCTGTGGCTTTATTGGAAAAAACTCTACAAACGCAGTACGTACTTTTGAACAACATCGAAGGAACGCAGATTTACCGTAAAATATAG